One Triticum dicoccoides isolate Atlit2015 ecotype Zavitan chromosome 4B, WEW_v2.0, whole genome shotgun sequence genomic window carries:
- the LOC119296095 gene encoding uncharacterized protein LOC119296095, whose translation MHLEVKAYLDKLCAETKARYDAWDKQFELRATLLTPGAPPPPLTRSAVVASDGGLSIGTTIPVVVPDAFSATTHAREVPAVAHDASPICIEIAPFTCTTECSTQIDVVASVDEVHDTATTVHSELGVDLILREIEQPTTAHATPSIGTGASSTAKVVPPVATTTDVDPRASVQELDDSPLPYFNTFPPTTSELDYNIVLFVSSNLTAPPPTKCSA comes from the coding sequence ATGCATCTGGAAGTAAAAGCTTACCTGGACAAGCTTTGTGCGGAGACAAAAGCACGCTACGACGCCTGGGACAAGCAGTTTGAGCTGCGGGCGACCTTGCTCACTCCAGGAGCTCCCCCTCCGCCACTGACGCGCTCGGCCGTCGTGGCCTCCGATGGCGGTCTCTCCATCGGCACCACCATCCCTGTGGTTGTTCCTGACGCCTTCTCCGCCACCACCCATGCCCGAGAGGTCCCTGCGGTCGCCCACGACGCATCCCCAATCTGCATCGAGATAGCGCCCTTCACTTGTACGACGGAGTGCTCGACCCAGATTGACGTTGTCGCCAGCGTCGACGAGGTACACGACACCGCCACCACCGTCCACTCTGAGCTCGGGGTCGATCTCATCCTTCGGGAGATCGAGCAACCCACAACTGCTCATGCGACACCCTCAATCGGCACCGGTGCATCCTCTACCGCCAAGGTCGTCCCTCCCGTGGCGACCACAACCGATGTCGACCCCAGGGCCAGCGTGCAGGAACTGGATGACTCACCATTGCCCTACTTCAACACCTTTCCTCCAACAACGAGCGAGTTGGACTACAACATCGTCCTCTTTGTCTCCAGCAACCTTACTGCACCTCCGCCAACCAAGTGCTCGGCATAA